The Thermosynechococcus sp. genome has a segment encoding these proteins:
- a CDS encoding PstS family phosphate ABC transporter substrate-binding protein, which translates to MSRNSNLLPLLFSLVLTCSLLGVGAVLVLRLLGYQNPLEQVTGGLSTSPAEKTPERSGANFSDVSNVPSGTFQYGGSTTWAPIRRDVDPLIQAAWPNFRLRYTDPVTGTPGSGSGIRMLLNNQIAFAQSSRPLNNQERQQAQSQGIKLVELPVAIDGLAIAVNPTLKIPGLTVQQVVDIYTGKLRNWSQVGGPNLTITPFSRRLEDGGTVEFFVQEVLGGQQLSTNVVMVRDTTDALRRLGTTVGGIYYASAPEIVGQCSVRPLPLGRQPNQYVPPYQEPYVDSSQCPQRRNTLNYQGFQDGTYPVTRRLFVIAKDDNSLDAQAGRAYAALLLTDQGQAIIEKVGYVRLR; encoded by the coding sequence ATGTCTCGCAATAGTAACTTGCTCCCGTTGCTCTTCTCCCTTGTCTTGACCTGTAGCCTGCTGGGGGTGGGGGCAGTGCTTGTCCTGCGGCTCCTAGGCTATCAAAATCCCCTAGAACAAGTCACTGGCGGGTTGTCTACTTCGCCGGCAGAAAAAACACCAGAGAGGTCGGGCGCCAATTTCAGTGATGTCAGTAATGTTCCCAGTGGGACGTTTCAGTACGGAGGCAGTACCACGTGGGCGCCGATTCGCCGCGATGTCGATCCTTTAATTCAAGCGGCTTGGCCAAATTTTCGTCTGCGCTACACGGATCCAGTAACCGGTACACCGGGATCGGGCAGTGGTATTCGCATGTTACTGAACAATCAAATTGCCTTTGCCCAGTCCTCACGCCCTTTGAATAACCAGGAGCGGCAGCAGGCGCAGAGTCAGGGTATCAAGCTCGTTGAATTGCCGGTGGCGATCGATGGCCTCGCGATCGCCGTCAATCCAACCCTCAAGATTCCCGGCTTAACAGTCCAGCAGGTGGTTGATATTTACACCGGTAAACTCAGGAACTGGAGTCAAGTGGGGGGGCCGAATCTGACCATTACCCCTTTTTCACGACGCTTGGAAGATGGCGGTACCGTGGAATTTTTTGTCCAAGAGGTCTTGGGCGGGCAGCAACTGAGCACTAATGTCGTTATGGTACGAGATACCACGGATGCACTGCGGCGCTTGGGGACGACCGTGGGCGGAATTTACTACGCATCGGCACCGGAAATTGTTGGTCAGTGCAGTGTGCGACCCTTGCCCTTGGGGCGTCAGCCGAATCAGTACGTTCCTCCTTACCAAGAACCCTACGTGGATTCCTCCCAGTGTCCACAGCGGCGGAACACGCTAAATTATCAAGGATTTCAGGACGGCACCTATCCGGTTACCCGTCGCCTGTTTGTCATTGCTAAGGATGACAATAGCCTCGATGCCCAAGCCGGGCGTGCCTATGCGGCTCTGCTGTTGACCGACCAAGGACAGGCAATCATTGAAAAAGTCGGCTATGTCCGCCTGCGTTAG